The proteins below are encoded in one region of Ostrea edulis chromosome 3, xbOstEdul1.1, whole genome shotgun sequence:
- the LOC125674590 gene encoding uncharacterized protein LOC125674590 has product MFHATGKEVTFAIVICLSYMKAVANPCPASIPTLVEVPRCPRDKSEWDQAASRKQCHKIAAIQKCTDPEKFVYHCLLNEWTNGTVEICAPTWFISGYCAMYSVQEERIKESTSLDCTNFTDPCGARYTSSDAYMYQSCYQEIKKMPTYIPGNLTILKIILRNPVFIVSTVGIVILAAFTGIAVYIICRKICKVCRHDNEKPSTEEPETEILMIKRQDGLKPAPGYGDNGSFP; this is encoded by the exons ATGTTCCATGCGACTGGCAAGGAGGTGACGTTTGCTATAGTAATATGCCTCAGCTATATGAAG GCGGTAGCAAATCCGTGTCCTGCATCTATCCCAACTTTGGTGGAAGTCCCAAGATGTCCACGAGACAAATCTGAATGGGATCAAGCGGCGTCGCGGAAACAGTGTCATAAGATTGCTGCCATTCAGAAATGCACTGATCCTGAAAAGTTTGTGTATCACTGCTTACTGAATGAATGGACAAACGGAACGGTAGAAATATGTGCTCCAACCTGGTTCATTTCTG GATACTGTGCTATGTATAGTGTGCAGGAAGAACGGATCAAAGAAAGTACATCTTTAGACTGTACAAACTTCACAGATCCATGCGGAGCGAGATACACATCATCGGATGCCTACATGT ATCAAAGTTGTTAtcaggaaattaaaaagatgcCAACATATATTCCTGGGAATTTGAC AATTCTAAAGATCATTCTAAGGAACCCAGTGTTTATTGTGTCTACGGTTGGAATAGTTATATTGGCTGCTTTTACAGGAATCGCAGTATATATAATATGCAGAAAGATTTGTAAGGTGTGCAGACATGATAACGAGAAACCCAGCACAGAAG AACCAGAAACAGAGATATTGATGATTAAAAGACAAGATGGACTGAAACCAGCACCAGGGTATGGAGATAATGGATCTTTTCCTTAA